The DNA sequence TGACGAGCAAGCACTACATGAACGGCGTCGCGTGGGACCGGCGAGTGTCCGCGAACGGCGAGCGTTCGCTGACCTGCACGGTCGGCAAGGTGACCGTGGTCATCACGGGCAGCGCCAGCGAGACCCAAGACGACATCCTCGCCGCCGCACTCCACGTCGGCCGCGCGGTGTGAGCCTGAGCTACTCCTCGGGCTTCGCGGCGTCGAGTCGCTCGCGGGCGCCGTCGAGGCGTTGCTGGCAGATCTTGGCCAGCGCGTCGCCGCGCTCCCACAGCGCGAGCGACTCCTCGAGCGTCGTACCGCCCGCCTCGAGCTTGCGCACCACCTCGGCCAAGGCGTCGCGGGCCTGTTCGTAGGACAGCTCTGCATCC is a window from the Mycobacteriales bacterium genome containing:
- a CDS encoding exodeoxyribonuclease VII small subunit, whose translation is MTDAELSYEQARDALAEVVRKLEAGGTTLEESLALWERGDALAKICQQRLDGARERLDAAKPEE